One part of the Vicia villosa cultivar HV-30 ecotype Madison, WI linkage group LG6, Vvil1.0, whole genome shotgun sequence genome encodes these proteins:
- the LOC131608694 gene encoding pyruvate dehydrogenase E1 component subunit beta, mitochondrial — protein MLGVVRNKTIRPSFSAFRFLSSSAKQMTVRDALNSALDEEMSADSKVFLMGEEVGEYQGAYKITKGLLEKYGPERVLDTPITEAGFTGIGVGAAYYGLKPVVEFMTFNFSMQAIDHIINSAAKSNYMSAGQISVPIVFRGPNGAAAGVGAQHSHCYASWYGSCPGLKVLAPYSAEDARGLLKAAIRDPDPVVFLENELLYGESFPVSAEVLDSSFCLPIGKAKIEREGKDVTITAFSKMVGFALKAAEILEKEGISAEVINLRSIRPLDRPTINASVRKTNRLVTVEEGFPQHGVGAEICTSVIEESFGYLDAPVERIAGADVPMPYAANLERLAVPHVEDIVRAAKRACHRSVPLAAAA, from the exons ATGTTGGGTGTTGTAAGAAACAAG aCTATTCGCCCTTCCTTCTCCGCATTCAGATTTCTATCTTCTTCAGCTAaacag atgACAGTGAGAGATGCTCTTAATTCTGCACTTGATGAAGAAATGTCAGCTGATTCTAAAGTTTTTTTGATGGGTGAAGAG GTTGGAGAATATCAAGGTGCTTATAAG ATTACCAAGGGATTGTTAGAGAAGTATGGTCCTGAAAGGGTTCTCGACACTCCCATCACCGAG GCTGGGTTTACTGGGATCGGAGTTGGTGCTGCTTACTATGGTCTAAAGCCTGTTGTGGAGTTTATGACATTTAACTTCTCCATGCAG GCAATAGATCACATCATTAATTCTGCTGCAAAATCAAATTACATGTCTGCTGGGCAAATATCTGTACCTATTGTCTTTAGAGGACCCAATGGTGCTGCTGCTGGAGTCGGTGCTCAGCACTCTCAT TGTTATGCATCTTGGTATGGCTCATGCCCTGGGTTGAAAGTTTTGGCACCATATTCAGCTGAAGATGCCCGTGGTTTACTTAAAGCTGCTATTAGGGACCCTGATCCTGTAGTTTTCCTTGAAAATGAGTTGTT ATATGGTGAATCATTCCCTGTTTCTGCCGAAGTTCTTGATTCCAGTTTTTGCCTTCCCATTGGAAAAGCAAAG ATTGAGAGAGAAGGAAAAGATGTGACTATTACAGCCTTCTCAAAAATGGTTGGCTTTGCTCTAAAG GCTGCTGAGATACTTGAAAAGGAAGGAATCAGTGCCGAG GTTATTAATCTACGGTCAATCAGGCCACTTGATCGACCCACCATCAATGCTTCCGTAAGGAAAACCAACAGATTGGTAACAGTTGAAGAAGGGTTTCCTCAGCACGGTGTTGGCGCTGAAATCTG TACTTCTGTCATCGAGGAAAGTTTTGGCTATCTTGATGCACCGGTTGAGAGAATTGCTGGCGCCGATGTTCCCATGCCTTATGCAGCTAATCTCGAGAGATTGGCTGTCCCACAT GTTGAAGATATCGTTCGTGCTGCAAAGAGAGCATGCCACAGATCTGTGCCTTTGGCCGCAGCTGCCTAA
- the LOC131611086 gene encoding uncharacterized protein LOC131611086: MAGAFWATRVLEKVKKHDSGGLLWKRIKLTTTRKANAKKRLLRVWQNEAVLKACSEPAPSGSSSPAANNVAKSS, translated from the exons ATGGCTGGCGCATTTTGGGCGACCCGCGTGCTGGAGAAAGTGAAGAAGCATGATTCTGGAGGACTCCTTTGGAAGAGAATCAAACTCACCACTACCCGTAAAGCCAATGCCAAGAAGCGTCTTCTCCGTGTCTGGCAG AATGAAGCTGTTCTCAAGGCATGTTCTGAACCAGCTCCTTCAGGAAGTTCTTCTCCCGCTGCCAACAATGTTGCAAAGAGTAGTTAA